In Solea senegalensis isolate Sse05_10M unplaced genomic scaffold, IFAPA_SoseM_1 scf7180000016541, whole genome shotgun sequence, the genomic stretch GACAAGGTGACAACACACTCCCACATTGGCCCCACCCCTTTTCTGGAACATGTGCTGGGTTTGTCGTGATCAGCGCccccttgtgtttgtttgtgttgcagctgGAGGCCACAGCACTGCACTGGGCCTGTAGGGGGGGCAGTCTGCCGGCTCTGCAGCTACTCCTGGACCAGGGGGCAAAGGTCACGTCCAGAGACAAGGTGTGTGGGCGGAGTTACGTTGACACATGCACGTCCACGTCAGCTTAATTTTATTCACAgcaggtttccatggttaccgtcttcTTTGAAAACAAGAGAGTGCCACCAGCTGGGTCCAGGGAGCACTTTTTTAAGAGTGGTCgacatgaattaatgaattaattaatatgtAAATGAGAAGAATTTTACGTGacctctcctctcacctcccCTTAAAGTCTCCTTGTcttctctcctcgtctcctcagcTACTCAGTACTCCTCTCCACGTTGCCGTGAGAACAGGACACTGTGAGTGCGCCGAACATCTGATTCACTGTGGAGCCGACGTCAACGCTAAAGACAGAGTGAGCATCAAactctgtgacatcatcacatttactatgtgacatcatcatatttactgtgacatcatcatatttactgtgacatcatcatatttactgtgtgacatcatcacatttactgtgtgacatcatcacatttactgtgtgacatcatcatatttactgtgacatcatcatatttactgtgtgacatcatcatatttactgtgtgacatcatatttactgtgacatcatcatattactgtgtgacatcatcatatttactgtgacatcatcatatttactgtgtgacatcatatttactgtgacatcatcatatttactgtgtgacatcatcatatttactgtgtgacatcatcacatttactgtgtgacatcatcatatttactgtgacatcatcatatttactgtgtgacatcatcatatttactgtgtgacatcatatttactgtgacatcatcatatttactgtgtgacatcatcatatttactgtgtgacatcatcccTGTCTCTGGTGTCAGGACGGGGACACGCCCATGCACGACGCGGTGAGGATCAACAG encodes the following:
- the LOC122763172 gene encoding ankyrin repeat domain-containing protein 1-like, producing the protein MKTLLQAGAQIEMKDKLEATALHWACRGGSLPALQLLLDQGAKVTSRDKLLSTPLHVAVRTGHCECAEHLIHCGADVNAKDRDGDTPMHDAVRINRFKMIRLLMMYGASLNTKNCDGKTAMQTLHSWQNGVKSLLCHVNDDDTNQTN